The DNA segment CGAAAAGGAATCTTCCGGAAAGTATACGTTTTCCGCTTACGAAACAGGCATTTATCACTACTGCTTCAGCAACAAAATGTCTACCTTAACGCCCAAGGTAAGTTTCAAAAGTCAATCTTTTGCCTCAAAAGTGCTTGTTCATGATCGAATGGTTGGTGTTATATGTACAGGTGGTCATGTTTTCGATGGAAATCGGAGAAGCACCCAAAGGAACAGTTGGTGCAGTTAACGAAGGTGAAGCCGGTCATACAAAGCTAGAGGACATGATTCGTGAACTATCCGGCACCCTTACCAGTATTAAACACGAACAAGATTACATGCATGTAAGCAATAGGCGaaagcaacaatttaaaacaaatattaagCATTTGTTCACCTTACAGGTACGTGATCGTATTCATCGGTCCATCAATGAAAGCACGAACTCCAGGGTCGTTATGTGGTCATTCTTCGAAGCCATTGTGCTCATAGTCATGACAGTGGGGCAAGTGTACTATCTCAAGCGATTCTTTGAAGTGAAACGGGTTgtataaatatgaaaaaaatatctcGAATTAATACTTAATTTTGTTCTAATAAACCCGCACTACATGCCTCCGAAATGAATGTCCTCCTGAATACATGGCACTGCATATGCGCTTGAACCAGGCGAAACTAAAGTTCCAAGTACTTGCAGTCGCGTTTATCCAAGTACTTGCAGTTAATATTCCAAATGATAGCTTCAAATATCACTCTAAAAAGAATGTATACGTACACCTTTTTGTAGCTCATTTTGATTGTATTTGTTCACGCTTTATACTAGGCAATTAAGTTAAAATTCTGTTAGAGAAAGGCGTAAACATCTGAACTCTATTTCTCTATTACCATAGtattaaaaaaacgaattacCATGCTCATAAATACAACGGAGTCTACTGTTAAGCCAAGGTTTATACAAGGCTGATGTATAGCTAGGCATTTTCGCAGTTGGCGTACATAAATATGTCGCATATCCGTTTGCTGATTGTACACGATCGTcaatgtttatattttcgcATTTATTAGCTGATATATCTAACTATTTAGGATGGTACCAAAAACAAATGTTCAATCACTTGGCACACCTACGCTTCCTAATCGGTAGGTTGCTGTCAAACTCtccattcattttttttcaacgaATGTGCTGTCAAAATTAGCTACATACACCTTCTTGCAATCTCCATTAACTTTGCTCGCAACGAAAGATCACGGATGAAAGAGCCACTATTCTAGGCATAAATCCTTTCAAGAGTATATTCTTTACTATCTTCTGCCGTCGTTACCGCCATACATTTGCAAATGGCTTTCATTCTCCGTCGATCGAGCTTTCTTCTGGCCGACATTGCAAGTAAATCTTCTCCGAAGGTAAGTACTTTCCACGTTTATATCATTGATATCAATCAGACAAAATTAAATATGTTAAAATGATTAGTTTGTTCGGCTGAGAAATTTTATGTAATGCACGATGACCGTGAAACTGTGCAGCGTCTGAGGCAAGGCAGAACATTGTTGAGGACATCAACGATATAAATAGCACAATTAGGAGCGTATTAGAAAGTTGCCCTGCCATAAGTCGATTGTGCTGAATCGGTCAAACTGCAAATTGGTATTCTACCGCAGTAGATTATGCAATGTTTTCCTCGAGCGATTTCGCGTTCCGTGAATGTCCCACTGCAAAAAAGTGGCTCAGCTGGTGCTAGCGATTGCTATAGAGCGATGATTACTCTTGGAAACGTCATGGATCATGTGTTGagccagcgaaaaaaaaaatcaatatgcTGAAACACTGAAATCCTTTTCTTCCAGGTACTTGCAAGTGGATGCCAGAAGCGCCACCTGAACGTACAAGAGCACGTATCTTACTCCTTCCTAAATGAAGCGGGAATTCCAACGCCCAAGTAAGTAAACCGGTATACGAATGATTGATTAGATTCTGATGTAGCGATGCATTTTGTATGTAAATAGAATTTCAACGCACAACAAATCGCTAGGATTTGTTGCCACTGTTGATAGTAGACACTGTAGCTGATTACGTCTTATCGTGTGCTGTTGTCTACATCACGCAGCGTAAAATCGGATGGGTTACGTCCGATCGTAAACAAAACTCAACCGCCGCATCAGCAAGTTATCACCTTTGTTCTTCCTATGTTGCAAACAAACTCATTATTCACCATTAACCCCTGCCGtatcagtgtgtgtgagttcaAAGTACATTTAAATTCTTCATGTTTGCTTTATATTTTCAGGTTTGGAGTAGCAACGTCCGGGGCAGAAGCTAAAAAAATTGCTACGGACCTTAATACAAAGAACCTGGTCTTAAAAGCCCAAGTGCTAGCTGGCGGGCGCGGAAAAGGAAGCTTTAAGAATGGGTTGAAGGGTGGTGTCCGGGTGGTGTTTTCGTAAGTAGTGTGAAAATGTGTAAAACCATGTTTGTTTTTAGCAAATGCATGGTATTGGTCTGTTTTATTGCAGACCCCAGGAGGCAGAAGATATTTCGGGCAAAATGATCAACCAGCTTCTCGTCACTAAACAAACGGGAGCAGCGGGACGTATTTGCAATTCTGTCATGGTGGCGGAACGAAAGTTTCCTCGCCGAGAATTCTACTTTGCCGTTATGATGGAGCGTGCTTTCAATGTATgcgtgattttttttagaaaagcAGCCATAAACTTAACTTCGACTACAGTAAGAATCTTTACTTTCATTAAGGGACCTGTTCTAATCGCATCGTCTCAAGGAGGTGTCAACATTGAAGAAGTGGCTGCTGAAAACCCAGATGCAATTGTATACGAACCTATTGACATTAACAAAGGTCTGCAGAAGGAGCAAGCAGTTCAGGTAAGACGAATCCTGGCTGTTTCTGGAACTAAAACTCGTACTGTACTATTTATGATACGTTTGCTGCAGGTCGCCAAAAAGGTGGGACTCAATGACAAAGTGGAGGAGACCGCTAAAATGTTGCTCAATATGTACGATTTGTTTGTCAAGAAGGATGCATTGCTGATTGAGATTAATCCGTATGCGGAAGATGCCGCTGAAACGTGTAAGTATTAACGTATTAACAGAACACTGGAGCATTTTCACGTAGAATAATTGCTTCAGAAGCAGTTCATCAGACTGCGGTAAGgtcatttttaacattttgtaGATACCGCAAAAAGCATTGCTTTTTCGCTACATAACTGTTAATATTATTGTACATCAATTGCTGTCAAATATCAATCTTTGATCATGAACTATCATGATTCCTACATTTTCTTGGAATCTCTGTTTTCCTCTTAGTTTTTCATTATCCTTGAAATAGTTAACTATTACCAATGGCAAACATGTTGCTACATTTTAAGAAATCTAGTTAACTTGAAACTCCATAGtaacaattaattattttggaGAACGCACTGTGCGATAATGCTATAGAAGAGACGGAAGAGACGCCGTAAGATTACAAGAACCGTCAGTAAAttgcaaagaaacaaacaccgCATCATATAAATAGTAAATAGCTGCATTTCGTGAATGATTGTGGTACAGACATTAAATCTAAACATTCTAAAATTGAATTGTGAAAACAACCCAATTAACATTTAACATTTACTCTTTTTGcgtttaaactgtttttctgATATAACCGTATTATACATGTTGATAAATGTATCATCAACTGACCATATCATCGCTAGGTGAAGAGTGTAAGTAACCATCTtgacatgtaattcattatttttattattttgcttcaatttttaaTAGTTGACGCTATTttctgcatgtgtgtgttaaagCTTCCTTCTATTGTTGCTAAATTTGAGATAATTTATGTATGATTTGTATGTTATACAGTTCAGATGTAGTgtatgttatcaaaatcaatttGGATCCCAGCATGTGAGTTAAAACCCTGTTCAAGTTCAGAGTTTCAGAGTTTAAAGTTAGTCTTTGAACGTGGTCACATATTTGAGGTTGACCTTATATTCTTTTGatgagtatgtgtgtattgtatatatttttttacatttttatgctACCAACATTTCATAAGTTTTATTAGCATTTATTTGTACTTGGGTTGGGATTAAATCTTGCTTCATTTCTTGACACTTTCTCGAATATTATTAAATACTAATTATTTTTGCTATTCTCTTGTATTCCTTCGTCGTTCACTTCAAAGATTTTGCCCTTGATGCCAAAATGCGTTTTGACGACAATGCTGAATTCCGTCAGAAGGATCTATTTGCCAAGCGGGATCTGTCACAGGAGGACAAAAAAGAGGTTGAAGCATCCAAGTTCGACCTTAACTACATCGCGCTCGATGGTTCAATTGGATGTCTTGTGAACGGTGCCGGTCTCGCAATGGCCACGATGGATATCATCAAGCTGCACGGTGGCGATCCAGCCAACTTCCTGGACGTTGGCGGTGGCGCGAGTGTAAAGGCAGTAAAGGAAGCATTCAAAATCATCACTTCTGACCCGAAGGTGCACGCGATCTTAGTTAACATTTTCGGCGGCATCATGCGCTGTGACGTCATCGCGGAAGGTATCATCCAAGCTACGAAGgagctcaacatcaaaatgcCCATCATTGTGCGGCTGCAAGGCACTAACGTGAATGAGGCAAAGGAACTCATCAAGAAATCGAAACTGCGCATCCTTCCAAAGGACGATCTGGATGAAGCAGCTATGCTGTCCGTCCACCTGGCCCAAATTGTACATCTGGCTCGCGAGGCTCATCTCGACGTAAGTTTTGAGCTGCCCGATAGCTATGTTGTCTAAACTGTAATGGACCATACAAAGGATGCCACATTTTGTATTGTGTCCCGCACTAAACCCACTGGAAAGTTGTGCGTCGTTATGATATGATAATGAAATACGTGTACCATCTCTGCGACCAGTGTGGTGTATTTATTACTATCCCCTAAAGCGCCTCCATTAATGACGAAACTTATGATCGATATATGCACTCTAAACACAAATCAAGCGCACTCGATGTTGGACTGGAACCATTCTAATGCTAAGTGATTGCATAATTGTGCATAGCTGTTACCATCAATAAAATTGACCGCACAGATGAGCGCGCCActatttttcctcttttttattttcggcAATGGAATAGAATACGGTACGGTCTATTCGATCATATCATATCACCAGACTTATTTTGCCACATTAACGGGTAATGGATCTAGGCCACAGGCGGGtggagaggaagaagaaggggGTTGACTCTCGTCCAAATTCGTATGAACTGCACCAACAAGCTGGATCTATATGATGCATTGTTGTTCATTGCTTA comes from the Anopheles coluzzii chromosome 2, AcolN3, whole genome shotgun sequence genome and includes:
- the LOC120947922 gene encoding transmembrane emp24 domain-containing protein 2 codes for the protein MKLLLNFLVCFLFLCVVPIRGYFITVDPHSEECFFDRAEAGTKLGLMFETVEGGFLDIEVRISGPDQKVIYQGEKESSGKYTFSAYETGIYHYCFSNKMSTLTPKVVMFSMEIGEAPKGTVGAVNEGEAGHTKLEDMIRELSGTLTSIKHEQDYMHVRDRIHRSINESTNSRVVMWSFFEAIVLIVMTVGQVYYLKRFFEVKRVV
- the LOC120947923 gene encoding succinate--CoA ligase [ADP-forming] subunit beta, mitochondrial; the protein is MAFILRRSSFLLADIASKSSPKVLASGCQKRHLNVQEHVSYSFLNEAGIPTPKFGVATSGAEAKKIATDLNTKNLVLKAQVLAGGRGKGSFKNGLKGGVRVVFSPQEAEDISGKMINQLLVTKQTGAAGRICNSVMVAERKFPRREFYFAVMMERAFNGPVLIASSQGGVNIEEVAAENPDAIVYEPIDINKGLQKEQAVQVAKKVGLNDKVEETAKMLLNMYDLFVKKDALLIEINPYAEDAAETYFALDAKMRFDDNAEFRQKDLFAKRDLSQEDKKEVEASKFDLNYIALDGSIGCLVNGAGLAMATMDIIKLHGGDPANFLDVGGGASVKAVKEAFKIITSDPKVHAILVNIFGGIMRCDVIAEGIIQATKELNIKMPIIVRLQGTNVNEAKELIKKSKLRILPKDDLDEAAMLSVHLAQIVHLAREAHLDVSFELPDSYVV